A window of Cheilinus undulatus linkage group 1, ASM1832078v1, whole genome shotgun sequence contains these coding sequences:
- the LOC121503861 gene encoding ribonuclease P protein subunit p25-like has translation MFTGCGVVSGQSTYLSRDAVRPHPGLEVNRPVQIQNGVTLGSCSVYQDQTYSNAGQPAVVNNGSMLKPAPVQVPPPAIKLGQEGFKKVCRTEEDSPCPFPGLASGVLEMRVKEGSKIRNLMGFAMARMQGEKGVSGGGDGLRQVVFTGSGRAVTKTITCAEIMKRKVGSLHQLTKLRYKVVKEVWESSEGGASEMTVHRTVPSISILLSKDPLDPQEPGYQPPETLSALWEEREGVESGVLQAACKRPLGPLPYSSFPQCKRVCLEEGVSDVPPH, from the coding sequence ATGTTCACAGGGTGTGGAGTGGTCAGCGGCCAGAGCACGTATCTTTCCAGAGACGCTGTCAGGCCCCACCCAGGACTGGAGGTAAATCGGCCAGTTCAGATTCAGAATGGGGTAACATTGGGGAGCTGCTCCGTCTACCAGGATCAAACTTACAGCAATGCCGGCCAGCCAGCGGTAGTAAACAATGGCTCCATGCTAAAGCCAGCGCCAGTACAAGTCCCGCCGCCTGCCATTAAACTAGGGCAAGAAGGGTTCAAAAAAGTGTGCCGGACTGAGGAGGACAGTCCGTGTCCCTTTCCAGGACTGGCCTCAGGGGTGCTGGAGATGCGCGTGAAGGAGGGAAGTAAGATCCGCAACTTAATGGGATTTGCCATGGCACGGATGCAGGGAGAGAAGGGTGTAAGTGGGGGAGGCGATGGGCTCAGGCAGGTGGTCTTCACCGGGTCAGGTCGTGCTGTCACAAAGACCATCACATGTGCTGAGATCATGAAAAGAAAAGTGGGCTCCCTGCATCAGCTGACCAAACTGCGGTACAAGGTGGTGAAAGAGGTGTGGGAGAGTTCTGAAGGAGGGGCGTCAGAGATGACGGTGCACAGGACTGTCCCCTCGATCAGCATCCTCCTTTCCAAAGACCCACTGGATCCCCAGGAACCTGGCTATCAGCCCCCTGAGACTCtcagtgcattgtgggaggaAAGAGAGGGTGTGGAATCTGGCGTCTTGCAGGCAGCCTGCAAGCGACCTCTTGGACCCTTGCCATACAGCAGTTTCCCTCAGTGTAAGAGAGTGTGTTTGGAGGAAGGAGTCTCCGACGTGCCTCCTCACTGA